One genomic segment of Brevibacillus laterosporus LMG 15441 includes these proteins:
- a CDS encoding conserved virulence factor C family protein, whose protein sequence is MKIRSIEPTPSPNTMKLTLDEQLPNGVQHNFTQKTKGQAPQYIQKLLGIEGVKGVFQVVDFIALERLSNAAWQPILAEAKEILGAEEMSSNDWAHNQEEAPAFGELQVYVQMFRDIPMQVKVIANGEETRTGLPERFAKMAMQAGVSSPNLITERQWVEQGARYGNAKEVGEEVAQELDAAYDEARLQALLQVALAQGGQQELPKPQPPLKVTIEMFTDPDWRKRYAVLERMEPTEEDLSLMKKALEDEKASIRRLAVVYLGMIGTEEVLPLLYLALRDASPSVRRTAGDTLSDLGNPKAIPAMIEALRDSNKLVRWRAARFLYEVGDESALPALHQAEEDREFEISLQIKLAIERIEGGEEASGTVWQQMTNRSRE, encoded by the coding sequence ATGAAAATTCGCTCCATTGAACCAACACCAAGTCCTAATACCATGAAGCTGACGTTAGATGAACAGCTTCCGAATGGTGTTCAACATAATTTTACCCAAAAAACAAAAGGACAGGCCCCGCAGTATATCCAAAAGCTGTTAGGTATTGAAGGAGTGAAAGGGGTTTTTCAGGTTGTAGACTTTATTGCATTAGAACGATTGTCAAATGCAGCTTGGCAACCAATACTAGCGGAAGCGAAAGAGATATTGGGTGCTGAAGAAATGAGTAGCAATGATTGGGCTCATAATCAGGAAGAAGCACCTGCCTTTGGCGAATTACAAGTATATGTACAAATGTTTAGAGATATTCCTATGCAGGTAAAGGTTATTGCAAATGGAGAAGAAACCCGTACGGGACTTCCAGAACGGTTTGCAAAAATGGCCATGCAGGCTGGAGTTAGTTCCCCGAACTTAATTACAGAGCGTCAGTGGGTTGAGCAAGGCGCACGTTATGGAAATGCAAAGGAAGTCGGTGAGGAAGTAGCGCAGGAATTAGATGCTGCTTATGACGAGGCGCGTTTACAAGCGTTACTGCAAGTAGCATTAGCTCAAGGGGGACAACAGGAGCTGCCAAAACCACAACCACCGCTAAAGGTGACGATAGAAATGTTTACCGATCCTGATTGGCGTAAACGCTATGCTGTATTAGAGCGAATGGAGCCAACGGAAGAAGACCTTTCACTGATGAAAAAAGCATTGGAGGATGAGAAAGCGTCTATACGTCGCTTGGCTGTTGTTTATTTGGGGATGATTGGGACAGAAGAAGTTCTTCCTTTGTTGTATCTAGCCTTACGGGATGCTTCGCCTTCCGTTAGAAGAACAGCAGGTGACACCTTATCTGACTTAGGAAATCCTAAAGCGATCCCAGCGATGATCGAAGCTTTGCGTGATTCCAATAAATTGGTTCGTTGGCGTGCTGCTCGTTTTCTATATGAAGTAGGCGATGAATCAGCCTTGCCAGCTCTACACCAAGCTGAAGAGGATAGGGAGTTTGAAATTAGCTTGCAAATTAAATTAGCTATTGAGCGAATCGAGGGTGGAGAAGAAGCAAGCGGGACAGTGTGGCAACAAATGACGAACCGCTCAAGAGAGTAG
- a CDS encoding peroxiredoxin family protein yields MGKKGLAIGHKAPDFALESTKGTIRLDQYAGKPLLLLFIRGTWCPNCRKQLEALQTACTRFDKLGVPIVIIAGQKLQNLMQYADSTKLPFPMLSDSTREVIKAYEVFTPIKWDSFRIAVPSAYLLDKEQVIRYAYIGSSSV; encoded by the coding sequence ATGGGGAAAAAAGGTTTAGCAATCGGGCATAAAGCTCCAGATTTTGCACTGGAATCCACCAAAGGAACGATCAGGCTAGATCAATATGCGGGTAAGCCTTTGCTTCTTTTATTTATTCGGGGAACCTGGTGTCCGAATTGTCGTAAACAGTTGGAAGCCTTACAGACTGCCTGTACCCGTTTTGACAAGCTAGGTGTACCTATTGTTATTATTGCGGGTCAAAAATTACAAAATCTCATGCAGTATGCCGATAGCACCAAGCTGCCATTTCCCATGCTCTCAGATTCAACTCGTGAAGTAATAAAAGCGTATGAGGTGTTTACTCCTATCAAATGGGATTCTTTTCGGATTGCTGTTCCGAGCGCGTATTTATTGGACAAGGAACAGGTTATCCGCTATGCCTATATCGGCAGTTCCTCAGTTTGA
- a CDS encoding peptide ABC transporter substrate-binding protein: MKRFPIRSLCTILLLSSVLAGCGVVSTNSSDSTSKPEKTANAGTKEQKLRLNIKTEPPTADPGLAQDAISMAVARSAFDGLFRLGEDGKLHESVAESYTISDDLKTYTFKLRNSTWSNGDAVTAKDFEYAWKRVLDPKTGSEYAYQLYYIKNGQKANAKEVTLDQVGVKALDDKTLEVQLENPTPFFLELLSSVTYYPVNQKVVEANEKWANNASTLVGNGPFIMKEWQHKSKITFEKNPTYWDKANVKLEKLEFNMIEDSTTELSMYDNNELDWSGSPLGDIPSDAIGALKDKLHTQATAGTYWYVFNTKKAPFNNKKIRQAFAYAINRQALIDNIVQTGGTAALGILPPSMSLNPSGYFTDNNIPKAKQLLAEGLKEEKLTKLPEIELLYNTDELHAKLAQAIQDQWRKTLNVEVKLKNMELKVVREAMKEGSFQIARASWIGDFNDPINFLEVFKAEGGSNKSGWSNPTYTELLAKSSAEGNQEKRRELLKQADTMLMNEMPVTPIYYYTYKWLQKDDVKGVVIDALGFVDYKYARRE, encoded by the coding sequence ATGAAGCGATTTCCCATCCGTTCCCTCTGTACTATCCTGCTTCTGTCTTCCGTGCTAGCGGGGTGTGGTGTAGTTAGTACAAACAGTTCCGATTCAACTTCTAAACCTGAAAAGACAGCAAATGCTGGAACGAAGGAACAGAAATTACGCCTCAATATTAAAACCGAACCGCCAACTGCTGACCCAGGTTTAGCACAGGACGCTATTTCCATGGCTGTTGCCCGCTCCGCCTTTGATGGTTTGTTCCGTTTGGGCGAGGATGGCAAGCTGCATGAATCAGTAGCAGAGAGCTATACGATTTCAGACGATTTGAAAACCTATACATTCAAATTGCGCAACTCTACATGGTCAAATGGTGATGCGGTTACCGCAAAGGATTTTGAATATGCTTGGAAACGTGTCTTAGATCCGAAAACAGGCTCTGAGTATGCCTACCAGCTTTATTATATTAAGAATGGTCAAAAGGCCAATGCCAAAGAGGTAACATTAGATCAAGTAGGTGTAAAAGCGCTTGATGATAAAACACTGGAGGTACAGCTAGAAAATCCAACTCCTTTCTTCCTGGAGTTACTGTCCTCCGTGACCTACTATCCAGTGAACCAAAAGGTGGTAGAGGCTAATGAGAAATGGGCAAATAATGCGTCCACACTAGTTGGAAACGGCCCATTCATTATGAAAGAATGGCAGCATAAATCTAAGATTACATTTGAGAAGAATCCTACGTATTGGGATAAAGCGAATGTAAAATTGGAAAAGTTAGAGTTTAACATGATTGAGGATTCTACAACAGAATTGAGCATGTATGATAACAACGAGCTAGATTGGTCTGGTTCTCCCCTAGGAGATATTCCGTCAGATGCGATTGGTGCATTAAAAGATAAATTACATACTCAAGCGACAGCGGGAACGTACTGGTATGTATTTAACACCAAAAAAGCCCCATTCAACAATAAAAAAATACGTCAAGCATTTGCCTATGCGATCAATCGTCAGGCACTGATTGATAACATTGTGCAAACGGGGGGAACAGCGGCACTTGGAATCCTACCTCCATCCATGTCATTAAACCCTAGTGGTTATTTTACAGATAATAATATTCCGAAAGCGAAACAACTGTTAGCAGAAGGCTTAAAAGAAGAGAAGCTGACAAAATTACCAGAAATCGAGCTTTTGTATAATACGGATGAGTTACATGCAAAGCTTGCGCAAGCTATACAGGATCAATGGCGCAAAACCTTGAACGTAGAAGTGAAACTGAAAAACATGGAGTTAAAAGTAGTGCGTGAAGCGATGAAGGAAGGCTCCTTCCAAATTGCACGTGCTAGTTGGATTGGTGATTTTAATGATCCAATTAATTTTTTGGAGGTATTTAAAGCAGAAGGTGGTAGCAACAAATCTGGATGGTCTAATCCAACATATACCGAGCTTTTAGCCAAGTCTTCAGCGGAAGGTAATCAGGAGAAACGTAGGGAGCTATTAAAACAAGCTGATACGATGCTCATGAATGAAATGCCAGTCACTCCGATCTACTATTACACATATAAATGGTTACAAAAGGATGATGTGAAAGGCGTAGTCATCGACGCACTAGGCTTCGTCGATTATAAATACGCCCGTCGCGAGTAG
- a CDS encoding gamma-glutamyl-gamma-aminobutyrate hydrolase family protein: MRPVIGIASSKMYVSDNRVDHFFYTSHCYVEGIIRSGGIPLLLPLIHEEFYPIAEMLGAVDAVLLTGGVDPAPHLYGEAPHQRLGEVDYERDQAELRLIRAILRARKPMLGICRGAQMIAVTVGGSLIQDIESAYPNALQHQQIGSKQYGSHYIQVSDGFLKRALRSETVLVNSSHHQAVKTLPTGYRVTAVAPDGVIEGFESEDGRTIAVQWHPERMWMHDEQMLGICKAFVQLVNQQTEA, from the coding sequence TTGCGTCCGGTTATCGGGATCGCTAGTTCCAAAATGTATGTTTCAGACAATCGTGTGGATCATTTTTTCTACACGAGTCATTGTTACGTGGAAGGCATTATCAGAAGCGGAGGAATACCGCTTCTTTTGCCGTTAATACACGAGGAATTCTATCCAATTGCTGAGATGCTGGGGGCTGTGGACGCTGTGCTTTTGACTGGTGGCGTTGATCCTGCCCCTCATCTCTACGGAGAAGCTCCTCATCAACGGCTTGGTGAAGTGGACTACGAACGTGATCAAGCCGAGCTCCGACTAATCCGTGCTATATTACGTGCACGTAAGCCAATGCTTGGAATATGCAGAGGGGCACAAATGATAGCTGTAACAGTCGGGGGTAGCCTGATTCAGGATATCGAGAGTGCATATCCAAACGCGTTGCAACATCAGCAAATTGGTTCAAAGCAGTACGGCTCTCACTACATTCAGGTGTCAGATGGCTTTTTAAAGAGGGCTTTACGATCTGAAACCGTTTTAGTCAATAGCTCTCACCATCAGGCTGTTAAAACATTGCCTACAGGTTACCGTGTGACGGCTGTGGCTCCTGATGGGGTCATTGAAGGCTTTGAAAGCGAAGATGGTCGCACAATTGCAGTCCAATGGCATCCTGAACGTATGTGGATGCATGACGAACAAATGCTTGGGATTTGTAAGGCGTTTGTACAGCTAGTGAACCAGCAAACAGAAGCATAA
- a CDS encoding NAD(P)-dependent oxidoreductase produces MKIAIIGATGRAGKLIMQEALQRGHEVTAIVRDASKLDQNQKVAVLQKDIFDLTTQDVNKFDVVVNSFGAKPGEEHLHVEAGNVLIEALKNAPQTKLFVVGGAGSLFVDEAKTVRLFETPEFPKEYLATATNQGKNLEILKQSNLPQWTFLSPSAMFEPGERTGRYQKGEDNLLVNAKGESSISMEDYAIAVLDELENPQFVNKRFTVASV; encoded by the coding sequence ATGAAAATCGCTATTATTGGAGCAACAGGAAGAGCAGGAAAATTGATCATGCAAGAGGCATTGCAAAGAGGTCATGAAGTGACAGCTATTGTACGCGATGCATCCAAGCTTGATCAAAACCAAAAGGTAGCTGTACTACAAAAAGACATATTTGACCTAACTACTCAGGATGTAAATAAATTTGATGTTGTTGTTAATTCCTTTGGTGCAAAGCCAGGCGAAGAACATTTACATGTGGAAGCAGGAAATGTTTTGATTGAAGCGCTAAAAAATGCTCCACAAACAAAGTTATTTGTAGTTGGAGGAGCGGGAAGCTTGTTTGTAGATGAAGCGAAAACGGTTCGTCTATTTGAAACACCAGAATTCCCTAAAGAATATTTGGCTACAGCGACAAATCAAGGCAAAAATCTAGAGATTCTAAAGCAATCCAATCTACCTCAATGGACTTTCTTGAGCCCATCAGCCATGTTTGAACCAGGTGAGCGCACAGGGCGTTATCAAAAAGGGGAAGACAATTTATTGGTAAATGCAAAAGGTGAAAGCTCTATCAGCATGGAGGATTATGCGATTGCAGTACTAGACGAGCTTGAAAATCCACAATTTGTAAACAAACGTTTCACTGTTGCGTCTGTATAA
- a CDS encoding nitroreductase family protein → MAKDFYTAVEGRRSIYGISKEVSISDDKIKEIIEFALKHTPSSFNSQTARIVLLLGEQHDKLWNLTEAALRKVVGDNNFAPTEEKMKSFRNGYGTVLFFEDQQVVEQLQKDFALYKDNFPIWSQQSSGMHQFVIWTALEMEGLGATLQHYNPLIDEDVRKEWNTPAHWKLIAQMPFGQPTMAPNEKEFKPLDERFKTFK, encoded by the coding sequence ATGGCAAAAGATTTCTATACAGCAGTTGAAGGAAGACGTTCTATTTATGGTATCAGCAAAGAAGTAAGCATCTCAGATGATAAAATCAAAGAAATCATCGAATTTGCCCTAAAGCATACGCCATCTTCATTTAATTCCCAAACAGCTCGCATTGTTCTTCTATTAGGAGAACAACATGATAAATTGTGGAATTTGACAGAAGCAGCATTGCGTAAGGTAGTAGGGGATAATAACTTTGCTCCAACTGAAGAAAAAATGAAATCTTTCCGTAATGGTTACGGAACAGTGCTTTTCTTTGAAGACCAACAAGTTGTAGAGCAATTGCAAAAGGATTTTGCGCTTTATAAAGATAACTTCCCTATTTGGTCTCAACAATCTTCTGGTATGCATCAATTTGTTATCTGGACTGCTCTTGAAATGGAAGGCTTAGGAGCTACCTTGCAACATTACAATCCATTAATTGATGAAGACGTGAGAAAAGAGTGGAATACTCCAGCTCATTGGAAACTAATTGCTCAAATGCCATTTGGTCAACCAACAATGGCTCCTAACGAAAAAGAATTCAAACCACTAGATGAGCGTTTTAAAACATTTAAATAA
- a CDS encoding MATE family efflux transporter: MNTETNKYQRQTLFQITWPIFFELVLHMGMGIIATLMLSHYSDDAATGVGVANQLLNIFILIFNVTSIGATILIGQRLGANQLDQARQLARSAFGLNFWFGMVVATIVVIFGKQFLGLFELEGDVLSYGLLFVQICGASLFLESIALALSAVLRSHGYTKDSLMVTLLMDMISVGGNVIAITGIFGLPITGVTGVAWAMVVARAFAVGALIYLVFRQLALRIRFKDIFIVRKKDIQGLLSIGIPSAGENLSYQLSQVIITGFIAMMGTASLAARVYVLNISMICYLFTLAIAQGTQLLVARYIGGKQYDKALHRGMRTLKISMCASFVTTLIIALLGSPILQMFTTDPAIIAVALPVLWIMVLTETGRAMNIVLMGSLKSAGDVRFPVIIGIFAMWGIAVVFSYTLGIYFGLGLLGVWIAQGMDEWFRGCFAMRRWVNKPWDTTQNANRPTK; the protein is encoded by the coding sequence GTGAACACAGAAACAAACAAATATCAGCGTCAAACTCTATTTCAAATTACGTGGCCGATCTTTTTTGAATTAGTGCTACATATGGGGATGGGGATTATTGCAACTCTGATGCTGAGTCATTATTCCGATGACGCAGCTACAGGTGTAGGCGTGGCAAATCAGCTCTTAAATATTTTTATTTTAATTTTTAACGTGACGTCAATTGGTGCGACTATTTTGATTGGTCAAAGACTAGGAGCTAATCAATTAGATCAGGCAAGACAGCTGGCACGATCTGCTTTTGGCTTAAATTTTTGGTTTGGAATGGTTGTTGCTACAATTGTAGTAATATTTGGTAAACAATTCCTTGGTCTTTTTGAGCTTGAAGGAGATGTTCTTTCCTATGGACTTTTGTTTGTACAAATTTGTGGGGCGTCCTTGTTTCTAGAATCAATTGCCTTAGCTTTAAGTGCTGTACTTCGCAGTCATGGATATACGAAGGACTCCTTGATGGTTACCCTGTTGATGGACATGATTAGTGTAGGTGGTAATGTTATCGCGATTACCGGTATTTTTGGATTGCCTATTACGGGAGTGACTGGCGTAGCTTGGGCAATGGTGGTCGCACGTGCCTTTGCAGTGGGTGCTTTGATCTATTTGGTTTTTCGTCAGCTTGCTTTACGTATTCGATTTAAAGATATCTTTATTGTAAGAAAAAAGGACATCCAAGGACTTTTATCGATTGGGATTCCTTCGGCTGGTGAAAATTTGTCCTACCAGCTATCACAAGTAATCATTACAGGATTTATTGCGATGATGGGAACTGCATCGCTGGCAGCACGTGTCTATGTATTGAATATTTCTATGATCTGCTATCTATTTACATTAGCGATTGCACAAGGTACACAGTTGCTGGTGGCCCGTTATATTGGCGGGAAACAATACGATAAGGCATTACATCGAGGGATGCGCACCTTAAAAATTTCAATGTGTGCCTCGTTTGTCACGACACTGATTATCGCATTGTTAGGCTCGCCGATCTTACAAATGTTTACGACTGACCCAGCTATTATTGCTGTAGCCCTCCCTGTTTTGTGGATTATGGTCCTTACCGAAACAGGTAGAGCAATGAACATTGTTTTAATGGGTTCGTTAAAGTCCGCTGGTGATGTGCGATTCCCAGTAATCATCGGCATTTTTGCGATGTGGGGGATTGCGGTAGTCTTTAGTTATACGCTTGGTATCTATTTTGGACTTGGTTTGCTTGGAGTATGGATTGCACAAGGAATGGATGAATGGTTCCGCGGGTGCTTTGCCATGCGTAGATGGGTAAACAAACCCTGGGATACTACTCAAAATGCAAATAGGCCAACGAAGTGA
- the dinB gene encoding DNA polymerase IV: MKKFIHVDIDAFYASVEQLDHPEWRNQPVIVGGTGNRGVVATCSYEARSFGVRSAMPVALARKKCPQGIFVPCRFARYHEKSEEIRRIYTEYAELYQPIGLDEAYLDVSHYENAVPIAKELKRRIKQETGLTCSIGLSYNMSLAKIASDLKKPDAFVIIRAENALDVLAPLPISVLHGVGKKSQEVLSKKGIETVRDLWELSVEEMVQLFGKWGHALYGRSRGIDQREIEMDRPVKSISRETTLVYDLQERDRIAEIARELLAHIKEEAEQEGVHPQTLTLKVRFTDFTTKSKQRKVMSGTSWEEWLEFLLDEFDFSSGVRLIGVGFSNFLREEEQKERFEQLSIFSLPAWKEGM; this comes from the coding sequence ATGAAAAAATTTATTCATGTGGACATCGATGCATTTTATGCTAGCGTAGAACAACTGGATCATCCAGAATGGCGGAATCAGCCTGTCATTGTGGGAGGCACCGGCAATCGGGGCGTAGTAGCTACCTGCAGCTACGAGGCCCGTTCGTTTGGTGTGCGTTCTGCTATGCCAGTTGCTCTTGCACGAAAAAAATGTCCACAGGGTATTTTTGTTCCATGTCGCTTCGCTCGTTATCATGAAAAATCCGAGGAAATTAGACGGATTTATACCGAGTATGCGGAATTGTATCAGCCCATCGGACTAGATGAAGCTTACTTAGATGTGTCCCATTACGAAAACGCAGTTCCCATTGCCAAAGAGTTGAAAAGACGTATTAAACAAGAAACGGGCCTTACCTGTAGTATCGGTTTATCCTACAATATGTCTCTAGCCAAAATCGCCAGTGATTTGAAAAAACCAGATGCTTTTGTCATTATCCGTGCGGAAAATGCTTTGGATGTTCTGGCTCCGTTACCAATTAGTGTTTTACATGGTGTAGGTAAAAAATCGCAGGAGGTTTTATCTAAAAAGGGGATTGAGACAGTTCGAGATTTGTGGGAGCTGTCTGTAGAGGAAATGGTTCAACTATTTGGCAAGTGGGGACATGCGCTATACGGGCGTTCACGCGGAATTGATCAACGAGAAATTGAAATGGATCGCCCTGTTAAATCCATTAGCCGCGAAACCACCCTAGTGTACGATTTACAGGAGCGTGACCGAATCGCTGAAATTGCCCGTGAATTACTTGCTCATATAAAAGAAGAAGCGGAGCAGGAGGGGGTACATCCTCAAACCCTCACGCTGAAAGTAAGATTTACTGACTTCACAACAAAAAGCAAACAGCGTAAAGTAATGTCAGGAACATCCTGGGAGGAATGGTTAGAATTTTTATTGGACGAATTTGATTTCTCAAGCGGTGTTAGATTGATTGGTGTCGGCTTTTCTAATTTTCTGCGGGAAGAGGAACAGAAGGAAAGATTTGAACAGCTTAGTATTTTTTCACTCCCCGCTTGGAAAGAAGGAATGTAA
- a CDS encoding thiol-disulfide oxidoreductase DCC family protein — translation MSKTIVYYDEHCKMCCFIRERLTSLLLPGKKHQIEWRHYEEAPACDLQDKACGEAMEVLLPSGERLRAFYAVRKLLALTYFCWLSPFFYLPGAAYFGEKAYAWVARNRYHWFGRTEE, via the coding sequence ATGAGTAAGACTATCGTTTATTATGATGAGCATTGCAAGATGTGCTGCTTTATTCGTGAACGGTTAACTAGTTTATTGTTACCCGGGAAAAAGCATCAGATAGAGTGGCGTCATTACGAGGAAGCGCCTGCTTGTGATTTACAGGATAAAGCATGCGGAGAAGCAATGGAGGTCCTTCTTCCCTCAGGAGAACGTCTAAGAGCATTTTATGCAGTGAGAAAATTGCTTGCCCTTACTTATTTTTGCTGGTTATCCCCGTTCTTTTATTTGCCCGGTGCTGCTTATTTTGGTGAAAAAGCATATGCTTGGGTTGCCCGAAATCGATATCATTGGTTTGGAAGAACAGAGGAATAA
- a CDS encoding YqeG family HAD IIIA-type phosphatase → MLLQKLTPNEYVESIFSINIDELRKRNIKAVITDLDNTLVGWDTPDATPEVMNWFKRLDEAGIQVTVVSNNNKARVLHFCEPLQCHYIPAARKPTNQAFKRAIEIMNVRIEETVVIGDQLFTDVLGGNLLGFHTILVVPVKNSDGFFTRFNRKMERLALHWMSKKGMISWYNNKK, encoded by the coding sequence TTGCTTTTACAGAAGTTAACCCCAAATGAGTATGTGGAATCCATCTTTTCCATTAATATAGATGAACTCCGAAAACGTAACATCAAAGCGGTAATCACTGATTTGGATAACACGTTAGTTGGATGGGATACACCTGATGCTACTCCAGAAGTAATGAATTGGTTTAAGCGTTTGGATGAAGCAGGAATTCAAGTGACGGTTGTATCCAATAATAATAAGGCAAGGGTTTTACACTTTTGTGAACCCTTACAATGCCACTATATTCCAGCTGCGCGAAAGCCTACCAATCAGGCGTTTAAACGTGCGATTGAAATTATGAATGTTCGCATTGAGGAGACAGTCGTTATTGGAGATCAATTGTTTACAGATGTGCTGGGCGGCAACCTTTTAGGGTTTCATACCATTTTGGTTGTTCCAGTTAAAAATTCGGATGGTTTTTTTACGCGATTTAACCGGAAAATGGAACGACTTGCCCTGCACTGGATGAGCAAGAAAGGAATGATTTCGTGGTACAACAACAAGAAGTAA
- the yqeH gene encoding ribosome biogenesis GTPase YqeH: protein MVQQQEVNQDFEGPVSCAGCGVEIQTENKAKPGYAPASALKREVVICQRCFRIKHYNEVAPVEMHDDDFLRILNGIGSTKCLVVMVVDLFDFQGSWLRGLPRFVGQNPILLVGNKVDLLPRNINLNRVKNWIQHEAKERGLKPNEVVLVSAEKGIGIDELLARIGEFRKGRDVYIVGVTNVGKSTLINRILHDYGAADMEITTSPFPGTTLDKIEIPLEDGRSIFDTPGIINRDQIGHLVSPEDLRKLTPKSRINPRVFQLNDKQTLFFGGLARVDYVRGERQPFACYLANDLYIHRTKLDNAEEVLEKHHGEMLAPPSGEAAKALLPFTRYTLKIDTNGPTDIVIAGLGWIALQGKVKGVVEVHVPKGVSVGLRKGLI, encoded by the coding sequence GTGGTACAACAACAAGAAGTAAATCAGGACTTCGAGGGCCCAGTTAGCTGTGCGGGCTGTGGAGTTGAAATACAGACAGAAAATAAAGCGAAGCCAGGCTATGCACCAGCTTCTGCATTGAAGCGTGAAGTAGTGATTTGTCAGCGTTGTTTTCGCATTAAACACTATAATGAAGTAGCGCCTGTAGAAATGCATGATGATGATTTTCTCCGTATTTTAAATGGAATTGGTTCCACAAAATGTTTAGTGGTTATGGTAGTTGATTTATTTGATTTCCAAGGTTCCTGGCTACGGGGATTGCCGCGATTTGTTGGACAAAATCCAATCTTGTTGGTCGGAAATAAAGTAGATTTATTACCGCGCAATATTAATCTTAATCGTGTGAAAAACTGGATTCAGCATGAAGCGAAAGAACGTGGTTTAAAGCCGAATGAAGTGGTTCTCGTGAGTGCGGAAAAAGGAATAGGGATTGATGAGCTACTTGCTCGGATTGGTGAATTCCGCAAAGGACGCGATGTTTATATTGTAGGGGTAACTAATGTTGGTAAATCCACGCTGATTAATCGGATTTTACACGATTACGGTGCAGCGGACATGGAAATCACCACATCGCCCTTCCCAGGAACTACCTTAGATAAGATCGAGATTCCTCTAGAGGATGGACGTTCTATTTTTGATACACCTGGTATTATTAATCGTGATCAGATTGGTCATCTTGTGTCACCTGAGGATTTACGCAAACTTACTCCGAAATCACGGATTAATCCGCGCGTCTTCCAATTAAACGATAAACAGACGTTGTTCTTCGGTGGATTGGCTCGCGTTGACTATGTAAGAGGAGAACGTCAGCCATTTGCTTGCTATTTGGCTAATGACTTGTACATTCACCGTACAAAATTAGATAATGCGGAAGAAGTGCTGGAGAAGCATCATGGGGAGATGCTTGCCCCACCTTCAGGAGAAGCGGCTAAAGCGTTATTGCCATTTACCCGCTATACGCTAAAAATTGATACAAATGGACCAACTGATATTGTTATTGCTGGGCTTGGCTGGATTGCGCTTCAGGGAAAAGTAAAAGGGGTCGTAGAAGTACATGTGCCAAAGGGTGTAAGTGTCGGATTACGAAAAGGCTTAATTTAA
- a CDS encoding shikimate dehydrogenase: protein MLHSKTTMVGLFGRPVGHSLSPVMHNTAFEQKQLPFAYAAFEVNDDQIKEAVEAIRALGMRGANVTIPHKVAVIPYLDKIDPLAERIGAVNTIVNEDGTLIGYNTDGTGYVRSLLEETGIDLTEQTVTLLGAGGAARAVACTLVERGVKEIRIVNRSLERAELLAMALGSQIPIRVYSFAQAELAIQDSTLLINTTSIGMYPHIHEMPVDRKCLRPDLIVSDLIYNPLETQLLQCAKEIGATHHSGLGMFINQGALAYELWTGEAAPTDKMREIVLQHLQQGGN, encoded by the coding sequence CTGTTACATAGTAAAACGACAATGGTTGGGCTGTTTGGACGTCCTGTAGGACATTCCTTATCTCCAGTGATGCATAATACGGCTTTTGAACAAAAACAATTACCATTTGCTTATGCAGCTTTCGAAGTTAATGATGATCAGATTAAAGAAGCGGTCGAGGCTATTCGTGCTTTAGGCATGCGAGGCGCTAACGTCACCATACCGCATAAGGTAGCCGTTATTCCGTATTTGGATAAAATTGATCCCTTGGCAGAACGGATTGGAGCCGTTAATACTATTGTAAATGAAGATGGCACCCTGATTGGATATAATACTGATGGAACAGGGTATGTTCGCTCGTTATTAGAAGAAACAGGGATTGATTTAACAGAGCAGACTGTTACGCTATTAGGTGCTGGTGGTGCCGCTCGCGCAGTTGCGTGTACATTGGTAGAACGTGGAGTAAAAGAAATTCGGATTGTGAATCGCTCACTTGAGCGTGCAGAATTATTGGCAATGGCTCTAGGGTCTCAAATCCCTATACGTGTATATTCATTTGCTCAAGCGGAGCTAGCGATTCAAGACAGCACCCTTTTAATCAATACGACTTCTATTGGAATGTACCCTCATATTCATGAAATGCCTGTAGATAGAAAATGCTTACGGCCTGATTTAATCGTAAGCGATTTAATCTATAACCCATTAGAAACACAATTGTTACAGTGTGCCAAAGAAATCGGAGCAACCCATCACTCAGGTCTTGGCATGTTTATAAATCAAGGGGCGCTGGCTTACGAACTGTGGACAGGTGAAGCGGCGCCTACTGACAAAATGAGAGAAATTGTGTTGCAGCATTTGCAACAAGGAGGAAATTAA